Proteins encoded by one window of Tubulanus polymorphus chromosome 7, tnTubPoly1.2, whole genome shotgun sequence:
- the LOC141908632 gene encoding putative palmitoyltransferase ZDHHC24: MEATLKSLMLPKRPTEVAGFISLLFMIHWLLFFQVGVVLAEVHSPGSLAYRLVQLISLISYVNSMYCIYKLVTVDVTSGSEILPAILPRGWRFCYSCELNAPPRSHHCFTCDKCVLKRDHHCLFTGGCVGHANHRFYLNLVSYGAAGVAVAGVWLNVPHVVTYFDRDGLKSVPGIIFPFFTWLFGFIDAYSAVLNFTFTASTISTCLLVVLTARHVTLVSNGQTSREFNDANRDYDLGWEDNVAQTFGDNWKLAIFTPFVASVLPSNGIQFTTKEMREQSKSI, translated from the coding sequence ATGGAAGCGACGCTGAAATCACTGATGTTACCGAAAAGACCGACGGAAGTCGCTGGATTCATCAGTTTACTGTTTATGATTCATTGGTTGTTGTTTTTTCAAGTAGGCGTCGTATTAGCCGAAGTTCACTCGCCCGGTTCACTCGCGTATCGGTTAGTTCAACTGATTTCACTGATCAGTTACGTTAACTCAATGTATTGTATTTACAAACTGGTGACGGTTGATGTGACGAGCGGCAGTGAGATACTGCCGGCGATTCTACCTCGCGGATGGCGTTTCTGCTACTCGTGCGAGTTAAACGCTCCTCCTCGATCGCATCACTGTTTCACGTGCGATAAATGCGTCCTGAAACGCGATCATCACTGTTTATTCACGGGCGGTTGCGTCGGACACGCGAATCATCGATTCTACTTGAATCTGGTATCGTACGGAGCTGCAGGCGTCGCCGTAGCCGGAGTCTGGCTAAACGTCCCGCACGTCGTCACGTATTTCGATCGGGACGGATTGAAATCGGTTCCGGGGATTATCTTTCCGTTTTTCACGTGGTTATTCGGATTTATCGACGCGTATTCCGCCGTTTTAAACTTCACGTTCACCGCGTCGACGATCTCGACTTGTTTACTGGTCGTGTTGACTGCGCGTCATGTGACCCTGGTCTCTAACGGTCAAACGTCGCGCGAATTCAACGACGCGAACAGAGATTACGACCTCGGTTGGGAGGATAACGTCGCGCAGACTTTCGGAGATAATTGGAAGCTGGCGATTTTTACGCCGTTTGTCGCGAGTGTTTTACCATCAAACGGAATCCAGTTCACGACCAAAGAAATGAGAGAacaatcaaaatctatttaa
- the LOC141908830 gene encoding surfeit locus protein 1-like, with product MMFGTRRILQASSSKINRLVYGGNTKRRCMSIHLNSSTSKPDRAYVLLVVPAACLGLGIWQIRRRQWKLDLIAGLEERSRTEPIPYPLDLEEIKSLEYRKVIVEGEFDHSRTVYIGPRSLLEPEKENKPGTLVGSTSQSGVHVITPFKLKHRNLTILVNRGWVRRKYMYAETKPGEVTRPVKLVGVVRLTEKRQPFGAKNPCVGLEWQRRDIEMLSDELGTAPFFIDADFNSTVENGPIGGQTRITMRNEHLSYIFTWFSLGGATLWMWFNRFGRRV from the exons ATGATGTTTGGAACGAGAAGAATTCTTCAAGCTTCGAGCAgcaaaataaat AGATTGGTGTATGGTGGGAATACAAAGCGACGATGTATGTCGATACATTTAAACTCCTCTACTAGTAAACCGGATAGAGCTTACGTTTTACTC GTCGTTCCGGCTGCTTGTCTCGGTTTAGGAATTTGGCAGATTAGACGTCGTCAATGGAAACTAGATTTAATAGCGGGTCTAGAAGAGCGATCTCGTACTGAACCGATACCGTACCCCTTAGA CTTAGAAGAGATAAAATCTCTGGAATACCGGAAAGTGATCGTTGAAGGAGAATTTGATCATTCGAGGACCGTTTACATCGGACCACGTTCATTACTAGAACCGGAGAAAGAGAACAAACCCGGTACCCTCGTGGGGTCGACTTCGCAATCCGGGGTTCACGTTATCACCCCGTTTAAACTGAAACATCGAAA TTTAACAATTCTAGTCAATAGAGGTTGGGTAAGACGTAAATACATGTACGCCGAGACTAAACCAGGAGAG GTAACTAGACCTGTGAAACTGGTTGGTGTTGTCAGACTTACGGAAAAG aGACAACCGTTCGGTGCTAAAAACCCATGCGTTGGTCTCGAGTGGCAGAGAAGAGATATTGAAATGTTATCTGATGAATTGGGTACAGCTCCGTTCTTCATTGATGCTGATTTCA ATTCGACAGTTGAAAATGGACCAATCGGAGGACAGACGAGGATTACTATGCGTAATGAacatttatcatatattttcactTG GTTTTCACTAGGTGGAGCTACTCTATGGATGTGGTTTAATAGATTTGGCCGGCGCGTATGA
- the LOC141908492 gene encoding multivesicular body subunit 12B-like isoform X2, with protein MQQSTDAGPITGLCIVTDPASCPAGYTVIDKSYDRQEDADLWKDGFFVMRRVTRYVCISRQFQNNGLDNVLIDIALINERDVIPVGFSITEFTIDTHEKATKKKNICLKMADRQTTTEAISDIIILSRSGRPPNGYTLIGEMNDLHFCYKLGSVSKAGQNQNSSMAASNLPYAMRGRVNADDQYWSSSNASASYGAPPRPPPPAVLNRESTLLRHLALSPLSGIPFELNSKYANLTENNENAVPSLKYKSFYEIEKEYEHSFRCEQTAIAARSSPD; from the exons ATGCAGCAGTCTACTGATGCTGGTCCAATAACTGGTCTGTGTATAGTAACAGATCCAGCATCATGCCCTGCAGGATACACCGTT ATTGATAAATCGTATGATCGTCAGGAAGATGCCGATTTATGGAAAGATGGTTTTTTTGTAATGAGACGCGTCACGCGATATGTCTGTATTTCACGCCAGTTTCAAAATAAC GGTCTGGAtaatgtgttaattgatatagCATTAATCAATGAACGAGATGTGATACCAGTCGGATTCTCAATCACAGAGTTTACTATTGATACAC ATGAAAAAGCaacaaagaaaaagaatatatgTTTAAAGATGGCCGACAGGCAGACGACGACTGAAGCTATTAGCGATATCATAATTCTAAGTAGGTCGGGGAGACCTCCGAATGGTTACACATTAATAGG TGAAATGAACGATTTGCATTTCTGCTACAAGTtgggttcagtttcaaaaGCAGGACAGAATCAAAACAG TTCAATGGCTGCGAGTAATTTACCTTACGCGATGAGAGGCCGAGTTAACGCAGACGATCAATACTGGTCGTCTAGCAACGCGTCTGCTTCATACGGAGCTCCTCCTCGACCACCTCCGCCGGCTGTCCTCAACAGAGAATCAACTCTTCTCAGACATTTAGCTTTATCAC CGCTGTCTGGGATACCATTTGAGCTCAATTCGAAATATGCAAATTTGACTGAAAATAACGAG AATGCGGTGCCTAGtctgaaatataaatcattctaCGAGATAGAGAAAGAG tatgaGCACAGTTTCCGGTGTGAACAGACGGCTATAGCTGCTCGATCTTCCCCCGATTGA
- the LOC141908492 gene encoding multivesicular body subunit 12B-like isoform X1: MQQSTDAGPITGLCIVTDPASCPAGYTVIDKSYDRQEDADLWKDGFFVMRRVTRYVCISRQFQNNGLDNVLIDIALINERDVIPVGFSITEFTIDTHEKATKKKNICLKMADRQTTTEAISDIIILSRSGRPPNGYTLIGEMNDLHFCYKLGSVSKAGQNQNSFQQFLPYEFHRVQLPYFTDIQHSMAASNLPYAMRGRVNADDQYWSSSNASASYGAPPRPPPPAVLNRESTLLRHLALSPLSGIPFELNSKYANLTENNENAVPSLKYKSFYEIEKEYEHSFRCEQTAIAARSSPD; encoded by the exons ATGCAGCAGTCTACTGATGCTGGTCCAATAACTGGTCTGTGTATAGTAACAGATCCAGCATCATGCCCTGCAGGATACACCGTT ATTGATAAATCGTATGATCGTCAGGAAGATGCCGATTTATGGAAAGATGGTTTTTTTGTAATGAGACGCGTCACGCGATATGTCTGTATTTCACGCCAGTTTCAAAATAAC GGTCTGGAtaatgtgttaattgatatagCATTAATCAATGAACGAGATGTGATACCAGTCGGATTCTCAATCACAGAGTTTACTATTGATACAC ATGAAAAAGCaacaaagaaaaagaatatatgTTTAAAGATGGCCGACAGGCAGACGACGACTGAAGCTATTAGCGATATCATAATTCTAAGTAGGTCGGGGAGACCTCCGAATGGTTACACATTAATAGG TGAAATGAACGATTTGCATTTCTGCTACAAGTtgggttcagtttcaaaaGCAGGACAGAATCAAAACAG ttttcagcagtttttgCCGTACGAATTTCACAGAGTTCAGTTACCATATTTTACAGATATACAGCA TTCAATGGCTGCGAGTAATTTACCTTACGCGATGAGAGGCCGAGTTAACGCAGACGATCAATACTGGTCGTCTAGCAACGCGTCTGCTTCATACGGAGCTCCTCCTCGACCACCTCCGCCGGCTGTCCTCAACAGAGAATCAACTCTTCTCAGACATTTAGCTTTATCAC CGCTGTCTGGGATACCATTTGAGCTCAATTCGAAATATGCAAATTTGACTGAAAATAACGAG AATGCGGTGCCTAGtctgaaatataaatcattctaCGAGATAGAGAAAGAG tatgaGCACAGTTTCCGGTGTGAACAGACGGCTATAGCTGCTCGATCTTCCCCCGATTGA
- the LOC141909327 gene encoding solute carrier family 12 member 9-like isoform X2 produces the protein MELDGIEIRAKQEPSDTNSNNTSTSPGIETDEKKPILNGSNRRSNGSNNGGLHHRRRPNGSDELSDGGKYYHDLTGLSYVENAGKSYSDTAKRTLKTLGGVFGPVALGQLSTNVFQRVGFVVGQVGILETIVQFFLAYFILFMTILSICAISTNGAVEGGGAYYMISRALGPEFGGSIGFLFFLANVFSCALYIAAFTEGLIDNFGEGGTMITDGMGYLPSGTSGSSKWWMYLYETCIAIVCCCVCLVGAAMFAKTSLFILFVVVVCFMSVIISFLAKKGPLCVDIPTTNHIIYNSTINYTICENYTGLSLKTFEGNLWDQTGVDYNTGNVMTFVTVFAILFSSVTGIMNGANMSGELKEPGYSIPLGTMGASVFTLSTYIVLAILTAFTCSRELLMNKYGFMQDVNLWPPFVVIGIFAATLSASLGNLIGASRVLEALARDELFWIFLSPAKITTKSGNPVIAVLISWVLVQAVMLIGSLNAIAPITSVFFLLSYAATNLACLALELASAPNFRPTFRYFSWYTCLLGLVGCLVMCFLIQPVFAAVAIIVTMLFVILLHFRSLPTTWGSISQALIFHQVRKYLLLLDSRKEHVKYWRPQILLMVSNPRACAPLIKFANDAKKSGLYILGHVEVSDFDSDSSDPVQEANNSWLELVDRLKVKAFVELTVARSIRDGMHHLIRISGLGGMKPNMVMFGFYDDKPPSENLTALIERKRRRGDTNGSASSSGENGDFTAAGFSGEVFGDLRAFHQAKHLTVDEYVQMIADAIKMQKNVSLCRHFERLDRDRILSCKKPMFIDAWPVNFFRPDSVTYFDTSCLFLLQLSCILHMVRGWKAHTVLRVFLCVDAREDDVLAIERKLDQLLRQLRIIAEVKIITWERVTAILDHEVTDGDDDRDDDFDFPEDYVAGMNQIIREQSSENTAVTFCYLPAPPRRKNNYQRYLNQIDKLTAGLPPTVLVHGLHPVTSTTL, from the exons ATGGAGCTGGATGGAATAGAAATCCGGGCTAAGCAGGAACCAAGCGATACAAACTCGAATAACACGTCAACCTCGCCCGGGATCGAAACGGACGAGAAAAAACCCATCCTTAACGGTAGCAATCGCCGTAGTAACGGTAGTAACAATGGCGGATTACATCACCGTCGACGACCGAACGGCTCGGATGAACTGTCGGACGGAGGCAAATATTACCACGATCTGACCGGATTGAGTTACGTGGAGAACGCCGGGAAGTCGTACAGCGATACGGCGAAACGCACGTTAAAGACACTAGGGGGCGTGTTCGGTCCGGTAGCGTTAGGTCAACTCAGTACTAACGTATTTCAACGAGTCG GTTTTGTCGTTGGTCAAGTCGGTATACTAGAAACGATTGTACAGTTCTTCTTGGcttattttattctttttatgacgattttatcaatttgtgCAATTTCAACAAACGGAGCTGTAGAAGGAGGGGGAGCGTATT ATATGATAAGTCGTGCTCTAGGACCAGAGTTTGGAGGCAGTATCGGGTTCCTGTTCTTCCTAGCGAATGTGTTCTCCTGTGCGTTATATATAGCCGCGTTCACTGAAGGTTTAATCGACAATTTCGGCGAAGGCG GCACGATGATTACGGATGGGATGGGTTATCTGCCGTCTGGAACTTCTGGAAGCAGTAAATGGTGGATGTATCTTTATGAAACGTGTATCGCTATAGTCTGTTGCTGTGTTTGTCTCGTCGGTGCCGCGATGTTCGCTAAAACATCTCTATTCATTCTATTT GTTGTTGTAGTGTGTTTTATGTCGGTGATTATCAGTTTTCTAGCTAAGAAAGGTCCGCTTTGCGTTGATATTCCGACTACAAATCATATCATCTACAACTCAACCATCAACTATACAATCTGTGAAAACTATACGGGActctcattgaaaacatttgaagGAAATTTATGGG ATCAAACTGGAGTTGATTATAATACTGGGAACGTGATGACGTTTGTGACTGTGTTCGCGATTTTATTCAGCAGCGTGACTGGTATTATGAATGGAGCGAACATGTCAG GTGAATTGAAGGAACCGGGCTACTCGATACCACTAGGAACAATGGGAGCTTCAGTCTTCACATTATCAACTTACATCGTACTTGCAATACTTACAGCATTCACTTGTTCAAG ggaattattaatgaataaatatggTTTCATGCAAGACGTCAACCTGTGGCCTCCGTTCGTCGTCATCGGTATATTCGCGGCAACACTGTCTGCATCGCTAGGCAACCTGATCGGAGCGTCGAGGGTCCTCGAAGCACTCGCGAGGGATGAGTTATTCT ggATCTTTCTTTCACCTGCGAAGATCACGACTAAAAGCGGTAACCCGGTCATagctgtacttatttcatgGGTTTTAGTTCAG GCTGTAATGTTGATTGGAAGTTTAAACGCGATAGCTCCGATTACATCCGTATTCTTTCTGTTGTCGTACGCCGCTACAAATCTCGCCTGTTTGGCTTTAGAATTAGCGTCGGCTCCAAATTTCAG ACCTACGTTCCGGTATTTCTCGTGGTACACGTGTCTGCTCGGTTTAGTCGGTTGTTTAGTCATGTGTTTCCTGATTCAGCCGGTGTTCGCCGCCGTCGCGATCATCGTCACCATGTTATTCGTCATTTTACTTCATTTCCGTTCGTTGCCGACGACGTGGGGTTCGATCAGTCAGGCGCTGATTTTCCATCAAGTTCGCAAATACCTACTACTACTCGACTCGCGTAAAGAACACGTGAAATACTGGCGTCCTCAGATTCTGTTGATGGTATCGAACCCTCGCGCCTGCGCGCCGCTTATCAAATTCGCGAACGACGCTAAAAAAAGCGGTCTGTATATCCTCGGTCACGTGGAAGTATCCGACTTCGATTCCGATTCCTCCGATCCGGTTCAAGAGGCGAATAATTCCTGGTTAGAATTAGTCGATCGTTTGAAGGTGAAAGCGTTCGTCGAGTTGACGGTCGCTCGTAGTATCCGCGACGGTATGCACCATCTCATCCGTATTTCCGGACTCGGCGGAATGAAGCCGAATATGGTCATGTTCGGTTTCTACGACGACAAACCTCCGAGCGAGAATCTGACGGCGTTGATCGAACGGAAGCGTCGCCGCGGCGATACGAACGGCAGCGCCAGCAGCAGCGGAGAGAACGGCGATTTTACGGCGGCCGGTTTCAGCGGGGAGGTATTCGGCGATTTACGCGCCTTTCATCAGGCGAAGCACCTCACCGTGGATGAATACGTTCAGATGATCGCCGACGCGATTAAAATGCAGAAAAACGTCAGTTTATGTCGACACTTCGAGCGTTTAGATCGAGATCGCATTCTCAGCTGTAAGAAACCGATGTTTATCGACGCGTGGCCGGTGAATTTTTTCCGCCCAGACAGCGTGACGTACTTCGACACGTCGTGTCTCTTCCTGCTGCAGTTATCATGTATTTTACACATGGTACGCGGCTGGAAGGCGCACACCGTGTTACGCGTGTTCCTCTGCGTCGACGCTCGCGAGGACGACGTGCTCGCCATCGAGCGCAAACTCGACCAGTTGCTACGGCAACTGAGGATAATCGCCGAGGTGAAGATCATCACGTGGGAGCGAGTAACGGCGATCCTCGATCACGAGGTTACCGACGGCGACGACGATCGAGATGATGATTTCGATTTCCCCGAAGATTACGTCGCCGGAATGAACCAAATCATTCGTGAACAATCGAGCGAAAATACGGCCGTTACGTTCTGTTACCTACCGGCGCCACCTAGGCGTAAGAATAACTATCAACGCTATCTGAATCAGATCGATAAACTGACGGCAGGTTTACCTCCGACCGTACTCGTTCACGGGTTACATCCTGTTACATCTACTACCCTGTAA
- the LOC141909327 gene encoding solute carrier family 12 member 9-like isoform X1: protein MDSSPRRYTSSHRLRSFIRQLGSSMSSGGGEDREGNDGYSTSIDMPPPGVGTDEIDDRTPLLRNLSINNAGVAGAGAGVGGEDLSDRRRLSTWVRIGESGGHRHLSTIPGVFAPVALSMFSTVLFLRLGFVVGQVGILETIVQFFLAYFILFMTILSICAISTNGAVEGGGAYYMISRALGPEFGGSIGFLFFLANVFSCALYIAAFTEGLIDNFGEGGTMITDGMGYLPSGTSGSSKWWMYLYETCIAIVCCCVCLVGAAMFAKTSLFILFVVVVCFMSVIISFLAKKGPLCVDIPTTNHIIYNSTINYTICENYTGLSLKTFEGNLWDQTGVDYNTGNVMTFVTVFAILFSSVTGIMNGANMSGELKEPGYSIPLGTMGASVFTLSTYIVLAILTAFTCSRELLMNKYGFMQDVNLWPPFVVIGIFAATLSASLGNLIGASRVLEALARDELFWIFLSPAKITTKSGNPVIAVLISWVLVQAVMLIGSLNAIAPITSVFFLLSYAATNLACLALELASAPNFRPTFRYFSWYTCLLGLVGCLVMCFLIQPVFAAVAIIVTMLFVILLHFRSLPTTWGSISQALIFHQVRKYLLLLDSRKEHVKYWRPQILLMVSNPRACAPLIKFANDAKKSGLYILGHVEVSDFDSDSSDPVQEANNSWLELVDRLKVKAFVELTVARSIRDGMHHLIRISGLGGMKPNMVMFGFYDDKPPSENLTALIERKRRRGDTNGSASSSGENGDFTAAGFSGEVFGDLRAFHQAKHLTVDEYVQMIADAIKMQKNVSLCRHFERLDRDRILSCKKPMFIDAWPVNFFRPDSVTYFDTSCLFLLQLSCILHMVRGWKAHTVLRVFLCVDAREDDVLAIERKLDQLLRQLRIIAEVKIITWERVTAILDHEVTDGDDDRDDDFDFPEDYVAGMNQIIREQSSENTAVTFCYLPAPPRRKNNYQRYLNQIDKLTAGLPPTVLVHGLHPVTSTTL from the exons ATGGACTCGTCTCCTCGCAGGTATACCTCATCTCATAGATTGAGGAGTTTTATTCGTCAGTTAGGGAGCAGTATGTCGTCAGGAGGAGGGGAGGATAGAGAAGGGAATGATGGATATTCCACCTCTATCGATATGCCTCCTCCCGGTGTAGGTACAGACGAAATAGACGATCGGACGCCTTTATTACGTAATTTGAGTATAAACAATGCAGGCGTTGCCGGTGCTGGGGCTGGGGTCGGAGGTGAGGACCTCAGCGATCGCAGGCGACTGTCGACATGGGTCCGTATCGGAGAGAGTGGAGGACACCGCCACCTATCGACGATTCCCGGAGTATTCGCTCCAGTTGCGCTATCGATGTTCAGTACTGTTTTATTTCTACGTCTAG GTTTTGTCGTTGGTCAAGTCGGTATACTAGAAACGATTGTACAGTTCTTCTTGGcttattttattctttttatgacgattttatcaatttgtgCAATTTCAACAAACGGAGCTGTAGAAGGAGGGGGAGCGTATT ATATGATAAGTCGTGCTCTAGGACCAGAGTTTGGAGGCAGTATCGGGTTCCTGTTCTTCCTAGCGAATGTGTTCTCCTGTGCGTTATATATAGCCGCGTTCACTGAAGGTTTAATCGACAATTTCGGCGAAGGCG GCACGATGATTACGGATGGGATGGGTTATCTGCCGTCTGGAACTTCTGGAAGCAGTAAATGGTGGATGTATCTTTATGAAACGTGTATCGCTATAGTCTGTTGCTGTGTTTGTCTCGTCGGTGCCGCGATGTTCGCTAAAACATCTCTATTCATTCTATTT GTTGTTGTAGTGTGTTTTATGTCGGTGATTATCAGTTTTCTAGCTAAGAAAGGTCCGCTTTGCGTTGATATTCCGACTACAAATCATATCATCTACAACTCAACCATCAACTATACAATCTGTGAAAACTATACGGGActctcattgaaaacatttgaagGAAATTTATGGG ATCAAACTGGAGTTGATTATAATACTGGGAACGTGATGACGTTTGTGACTGTGTTCGCGATTTTATTCAGCAGCGTGACTGGTATTATGAATGGAGCGAACATGTCAG GTGAATTGAAGGAACCGGGCTACTCGATACCACTAGGAACAATGGGAGCTTCAGTCTTCACATTATCAACTTACATCGTACTTGCAATACTTACAGCATTCACTTGTTCAAG ggaattattaatgaataaatatggTTTCATGCAAGACGTCAACCTGTGGCCTCCGTTCGTCGTCATCGGTATATTCGCGGCAACACTGTCTGCATCGCTAGGCAACCTGATCGGAGCGTCGAGGGTCCTCGAAGCACTCGCGAGGGATGAGTTATTCT ggATCTTTCTTTCACCTGCGAAGATCACGACTAAAAGCGGTAACCCGGTCATagctgtacttatttcatgGGTTTTAGTTCAG GCTGTAATGTTGATTGGAAGTTTAAACGCGATAGCTCCGATTACATCCGTATTCTTTCTGTTGTCGTACGCCGCTACAAATCTCGCCTGTTTGGCTTTAGAATTAGCGTCGGCTCCAAATTTCAG ACCTACGTTCCGGTATTTCTCGTGGTACACGTGTCTGCTCGGTTTAGTCGGTTGTTTAGTCATGTGTTTCCTGATTCAGCCGGTGTTCGCCGCCGTCGCGATCATCGTCACCATGTTATTCGTCATTTTACTTCATTTCCGTTCGTTGCCGACGACGTGGGGTTCGATCAGTCAGGCGCTGATTTTCCATCAAGTTCGCAAATACCTACTACTACTCGACTCGCGTAAAGAACACGTGAAATACTGGCGTCCTCAGATTCTGTTGATGGTATCGAACCCTCGCGCCTGCGCGCCGCTTATCAAATTCGCGAACGACGCTAAAAAAAGCGGTCTGTATATCCTCGGTCACGTGGAAGTATCCGACTTCGATTCCGATTCCTCCGATCCGGTTCAAGAGGCGAATAATTCCTGGTTAGAATTAGTCGATCGTTTGAAGGTGAAAGCGTTCGTCGAGTTGACGGTCGCTCGTAGTATCCGCGACGGTATGCACCATCTCATCCGTATTTCCGGACTCGGCGGAATGAAGCCGAATATGGTCATGTTCGGTTTCTACGACGACAAACCTCCGAGCGAGAATCTGACGGCGTTGATCGAACGGAAGCGTCGCCGCGGCGATACGAACGGCAGCGCCAGCAGCAGCGGAGAGAACGGCGATTTTACGGCGGCCGGTTTCAGCGGGGAGGTATTCGGCGATTTACGCGCCTTTCATCAGGCGAAGCACCTCACCGTGGATGAATACGTTCAGATGATCGCCGACGCGATTAAAATGCAGAAAAACGTCAGTTTATGTCGACACTTCGAGCGTTTAGATCGAGATCGCATTCTCAGCTGTAAGAAACCGATGTTTATCGACGCGTGGCCGGTGAATTTTTTCCGCCCAGACAGCGTGACGTACTTCGACACGTCGTGTCTCTTCCTGCTGCAGTTATCATGTATTTTACACATGGTACGCGGCTGGAAGGCGCACACCGTGTTACGCGTGTTCCTCTGCGTCGACGCTCGCGAGGACGACGTGCTCGCCATCGAGCGCAAACTCGACCAGTTGCTACGGCAACTGAGGATAATCGCCGAGGTGAAGATCATCACGTGGGAGCGAGTAACGGCGATCCTCGATCACGAGGTTACCGACGGCGACGACGATCGAGATGATGATTTCGATTTCCCCGAAGATTACGTCGCCGGAATGAACCAAATCATTCGTGAACAATCGAGCGAAAATACGGCCGTTACGTTCTGTTACCTACCGGCGCCACCTAGGCGTAAGAATAACTATCAACGCTATCTGAATCAGATCGATAAACTGACGGCAGGTTTACCTCCGACCGTACTCGTTCACGGGTTACATCCTGTTACATCTACTACCCTGTAA
- the LOC141909328 gene encoding tetratricopeptide repeat protein 36-like: MTNNMISEHDSAILNKIFNPNQPFEPSTARVNTAADDQREIETETTREVKRLELAGVKAAESGDFKNSLEFFTRAINLEPERGSAYNNRAQALRLKGDVEGALQDLNKSIELTSGKGQVACLAFTQRGLIRKLKEDVEGATNDFQKAANLGCPFAKQQVVEMNPYSAMCNKMLNEVMVKLREGNPVE; the protein is encoded by the exons ATGACGAATAACATG ATCAGCGAACACGATTCGGCGATTTTAAACAAGATTTTCAATCCTAATCAACCGTTCGAGCCGAGTACAGCGCGCGTGAATACAGCAGCAGACGACCAGAGAGAAATAGAAACTGAAACCACTCGTGAAGTGAAGCG GTTAGAACTGGCCGGAGTGAAAGCTGCAGAATCGGGAGATTTCAAGAATTCTCTCGAGTTTTTCACCCGAGCTATAAATCTCGAACCGGAGCGAGGGTCCGCTTATAACAACAGAGCACAAGCGCTTAGACTAAAAGGAGATGTGGAAG gtgcTCTACAAGAtctgaataaatcaatagaaCTGACAAGTGGTAAAGGACAAGTTGCCTGTTTAGCATTTACACAACGGGGTCTAATTAGAAAACTGAAAG AAGATGTTGAAGGAGCTACAAATGATTTTCAGAAAGCCGCGAATCTCGGATGTCCGTTCGCTAAACAACAAGTCGTTGAAATGAATCCATACTCGGCGATGTGTAACAAAATGTTAAACGAGGTTATGGTTAAATTACGCGAAGGAAATCCTGTCGAATGA
- the LOC141909329 gene encoding uncharacterized protein LOC141909329 → MSGRVSKSKKQQIKLSDDDLITLSVKDLNGLLSGLPANEVRKLKHRRRTLKNRGYAAHCREKRVVQKEELATEKETLAQENDRLQRENNDMKDKLKNLKRTYEQLSKFKNSQVKNVRKVKKKIKTEPTD, encoded by the exons ATGTCTGGAAGAGTG AGTAAAAGTAAGAAACAACAAATAAAACTATCGGACGATGACTTAATCACGTTATCGGTTAAAGATCTGAACGGGTTGTTGAGCGGTTTGCCGGCAAATGAGGTGCGAAAACTGAAACATAGGCGACGCACGTTGAAGAATCGCGGCTACGCGGCACATTGCCGGGAGAAACGGGTCGTTCAGAAAGAAGAGTTAGCGACGGAAAAAGAGACACTGGCGCAGGAAAACGATCGTCTTCAACGCGAGAACAATGACATGAAAGACAAACTGAAGAATTTAAAAAGAACGTACGAACAATTGTCGAAGTTTAAAAATTCTCAAGTGAAAAACGTTAGAAaagtgaaaaagaaaataaaaaccgaACCAACGGATTGA